The proteins below come from a single Streptococcus porcinus genomic window:
- the rpsT gene encoding 30S ribosomal protein S20 yields MKTLANIKSAIKRAELNVKANEKNSAQKSAMRTAIKAFEANPSEELFRAASSSIDRAESKGLIHANKASRDKARLAAKLG; encoded by the coding sequence GTGAAAACATTGGCAAATATTAAATCAGCTATCAAACGTGCAGAACTTAATGTTAAAGCAAACGAAAAAAATTCCGCACAAAAATCAGCTATGCGTACTGCTATCAAGGCATTTGAAGCAAACCCATCTGAAGAGCTTTTCCGCGCTGCTTCTTCAAGCATCGACAGAGCAGAGTCTAAAGGTTTGATTCACGCTAACAAAGCTAGCCGCGATAAAGCACGTCTTGCTGCTAAACTTGGCTAA
- the coaA gene encoding type I pantothenate kinase: protein MTNEFINFIKMTRQSWKDLHQQSRPLLTEDELETITSLNDNINITDVIEVYLPLLNLIQIYKINQENLSFSKSLFLKKDAHYRPFIIGVSGSVAVGKSTTSRLLQLLLARTFKSSKVELVTTDGFLYPNDYLSKHDILNRKGFPESYNMELLLNFLDAMKNGITTEVPVYSHEIYDIIPNHLQTIESPDFLIVEGINVFQNQQNNRLYMNDYFDFSIYIDADRNHIENWYIERFESILELTKNDDTNFYTKYVSMPRDEAITFAKEVWKNVNLVNLENYIEPTRNRAQIILHKAQDHKIDQIFIKK from the coding sequence ATGACCAATGAATTTATTAATTTTATAAAAATGACTCGCCAATCCTGGAAAGATCTTCACCAGCAGTCTCGTCCCTTGCTAACCGAAGATGAACTAGAAACTATAACAAGTCTAAACGATAATATCAACATTACAGATGTTATTGAAGTCTATCTTCCACTTCTAAATCTCATACAGATATACAAAATTAACCAAGAAAATTTGTCTTTTTCTAAAAGCCTTTTTTTAAAAAAAGATGCTCATTATCGGCCTTTTATCATCGGTGTCTCAGGCTCAGTGGCAGTTGGAAAATCTACAACAAGTCGTCTGCTTCAACTACTCTTAGCTAGAACCTTTAAGTCCAGTAAAGTAGAATTAGTGACAACTGATGGCTTTCTTTATCCTAACGATTATTTATCAAAACATGATATCTTAAATCGCAAAGGATTCCCTGAATCTTATAACATGGAGTTACTTTTGAATTTCTTAGATGCGATGAAAAACGGTATCACTACAGAGGTACCAGTTTATTCTCATGAAATTTATGATATTATTCCTAACCATTTGCAAACTATTGAAAGCCCTGATTTTTTAATAGTTGAAGGAATAAACGTTTTTCAGAATCAGCAAAATAATCGCCTCTACATGAACGATTATTTTGATTTTTCAATATATATTGATGCTGATAGGAACCATATCGAAAATTGGTATATTGAACGGTTCGAAAGCATTCTTGAATTAACCAAAAATGATGACACTAATTTTTACACTAAATACGTATCCATGCCTAGAGACGAAGCAATTACTTTTGCTAAAGAAGTCTGGAAAAATGTCAATTTGGTTAATTTAGAAAACTATATTGAACCAACTCGAAACCGTGCACAAATCATCTTGCATAAAGCACAAGATCACAAAATTGATCAAATCTTTATCAAAAAATAA
- a CDS encoding class I SAM-dependent methyltransferase, which yields MSKMYYDENPDSQHDIHKLGVKLLGQEFTFFSDSGVFSKKMIDFGSQVLLNSLSFGKGESLLDVGCGYGPLGITLAKAQGVSATLIDINNRAIELAKKNATYNEVEVTVYQSNIYENVIGQFNHIISNPPIRAGKKVVHEIIEKAFDFLHSNGDLTIVIQKKQGAPSAKEKMESIFGNVEIVKKVKGYYILRSIKG from the coding sequence ATGTCGAAAATGTATTATGATGAAAATCCAGATAGTCAACATGACATTCATAAATTAGGTGTTAAACTCTTAGGTCAAGAGTTCACTTTTTTTTCAGATTCTGGTGTTTTTTCAAAAAAAATGATTGATTTTGGAAGTCAAGTTCTTCTCAATAGTCTATCCTTTGGAAAGGGAGAAAGTCTATTGGATGTGGGGTGTGGCTATGGTCCCTTAGGAATTACTCTTGCCAAGGCCCAAGGAGTCAGCGCGACACTAATTGATATTAATAACCGAGCTATTGAGCTTGCAAAGAAAAATGCAACCTATAATGAAGTTGAAGTGACGGTATACCAATCAAATATCTATGAAAATGTTATCGGACAGTTTAATCATATTATTAGTAATCCCCCTATTCGAGCAGGTAAAAAAGTTGTGCATGAAATTATCGAAAAAGCCTTCGATTTTCTTCACTCAAATGGTGACCTAACAATTGTCATCCAAAAAAAACAAGGGGCACCAAGTGCTAAAGAAAAAATGGAATCAATCTTTGGCAACGTAGAGATTGTAAAAAAAGTAAAAGGCTATTATATTTTAAGGAGTATTAAAGGATGA
- a CDS encoding pyrimidine-nucleoside phosphorylase — translation MRAVDLIQKKRDGQELSTQEIEWLVSNYAKGIVPDYQMSAFAMAVYFKGMTTRETKDLTMAMVKSGEQIYLSAIPGIKTDKHSTGGVGDKVTLILAPLVASFGVPVAKMSGRGLGHTGGTLDKLEAIKGYNINISQDEFIKQVQEIGLSVIGQSDKLVKADKMLYALRDVTATVDIIPLIASSVMSKKIAAGADSILLDVTVGDGAFMKTIEDAEKLSRLMVDLGKEVGRKTIAVITNMSQPLGRAIGNRLEVLEAIQIMQGEGREDVTNFICDLGQLMLELAGISKSKDEIKEHLVSGHALAKFEEMVNRQGGDLIDLYRPSSAKVQTEIFAKADGYITELPALEFGLFAMKLGAGRAVKTDQLDYESGIVFDKKIGDSITVGDRIAVIYSSQDLSQNVITEFEKNVKIGEERIAPKEIIEVIS, via the coding sequence ATGAGAGCCGTTGATTTAATTCAGAAAAAAAGAGATGGGCAAGAACTTTCCACTCAGGAGATTGAATGGTTGGTTTCTAATTATGCCAAAGGAATTGTGCCAGATTACCAAATGTCTGCATTTGCTATGGCAGTTTACTTTAAAGGCATGACAACTCGCGAGACTAAAGACTTGACTATGGCAATGGTTAAATCTGGTGAGCAGATTTATTTATCGGCAATTCCAGGTATTAAGACAGATAAACATTCTACTGGGGGTGTTGGCGATAAGGTGACCTTAATCCTTGCACCTTTAGTAGCGAGTTTCGGTGTGCCAGTTGCAAAAATGAGTGGTAGAGGTTTAGGCCACACCGGAGGTACACTGGATAAATTAGAAGCTATCAAAGGTTACAATATTAACATTAGTCAGGATGAATTTATTAAACAAGTTCAAGAAATTGGGCTCTCGGTTATTGGCCAGTCGGATAAGTTGGTTAAAGCTGATAAAATGCTCTATGCTTTACGCGATGTCACTGCTACCGTTGATATTATTCCTCTGATTGCTAGTTCTGTTATGAGTAAAAAAATTGCAGCTGGTGCTGACAGTATCTTACTAGATGTTACAGTTGGAGATGGTGCTTTCATGAAGACCATTGAAGATGCTGAAAAATTGTCACGTTTAATGGTTGATTTAGGGAAGGAAGTAGGACGTAAAACAATTGCAGTTATTACTAATATGAGCCAGCCTTTGGGTCGAGCTATTGGCAATCGTTTAGAAGTATTGGAAGCAATTCAGATAATGCAAGGGGAAGGCCGTGAGGATGTAACCAACTTCATTTGTGATTTAGGTCAATTAATGCTAGAACTTGCTGGAATTTCAAAATCAAAAGATGAAATTAAAGAACATCTAGTTTCAGGCCATGCTTTAGCCAAGTTTGAAGAGATGGTTAACCGACAGGGAGGGGATTTAATTGATCTTTACAGACCTTCAAGTGCAAAAGTACAGACTGAAATCTTTGCAAAAGCAGATGGTTATATTACAGAACTACCAGCATTAGAATTTGGCTTATTTGCGATGAAACTAGGAGCAGGTAGAGCTGTTAAAACCGATCAACTTGATTACGAAAGTGGGATTGTTTTTGACAAGAAAATCGGTGATTCTATCACAGTCGGAGACCGTATCGCAGTGATTTATTCTAGTCAAGATTTAAGTCAAAATGTGATTACAGAATTCGAAAAAAATGTTAAAATAGGTGAAGAGCGAATTGCTCCTAAAGAGATTATAGAAGTCATATCTTGA
- the deoC gene encoding deoxyribose-phosphate aldolase — protein sequence MKINKYIDHTLLKADSVKEQLNQLLLEAKEYDFASVCVNPSWVSYCAQSLRDSDVKVCTVVGFPLGATTSETKAFETKNAIENGADEIDMVINIGRMKQGDYDYVENDIRAVVEASGDKLVKVIIEACLLTDDEKVKACTLAVNAGADFVKTSTGFSTGGATVSDVKLMRQTVGPNVGVKAAGGARSLEDALAFIEAGATRIGTSAGVKIINGETSNGGY from the coding sequence ATGAAAATAAATAAATATATTGACCACACTTTATTGAAAGCAGATAGTGTGAAGGAACAATTGAATCAATTATTATTAGAAGCAAAAGAGTATGATTTTGCTAGTGTTTGTGTTAATCCATCTTGGGTATCTTATTGTGCGCAATCTTTAAGAGATTCTGATGTTAAAGTTTGTACGGTAGTTGGTTTTCCTCTTGGAGCAACTACATCAGAAACAAAGGCTTTTGAAACTAAAAATGCTATTGAAAATGGTGCAGATGAAATTGATATGGTCATCAATATTGGACGTATGAAACAAGGTGATTACGACTACGTAGAGAATGACATTCGAGCAGTAGTGGAAGCAAGTGGAGACAAACTTGTGAAGGTCATTATTGAAGCATGTTTATTAACTGATGATGAAAAAGTTAAAGCTTGTACGTTGGCCGTTAATGCTGGAGCTGACTTTGTTAAAACATCAACAGGATTTTCAACGGGTGGAGCTACTGTATCAGATGTTAAATTGATGCGTCAAACTGTTGGTCCCAATGTTGGTGTAAAAGCTGCTGGTGGTGCTCGTTCATTGGAAGATGCGTTAGCTTTTATTGAAGCTGGAGCTACTAGAATAGGTACATCTGCTGGTGTGAAAATTATCAATGGGGAGACATCTAATGGTGGCTACTAA
- a CDS encoding cytidine deaminase — protein MVATKLESAAIEASKYAYVPYSKFPVGAALLTSEGKLFTGCNIENASFGLTNCAERTAIFKAVSEGHKELSEIAIFGETQEPVSPCGACRQVMAEFFEPTAKVTLIAKDGRTTLTTVRDLLPYSFTDLS, from the coding sequence ATGGTGGCTACTAAGTTAGAGTCTGCTGCCATTGAGGCTAGCAAATATGCTTACGTTCCCTATTCAAAATTTCCAGTAGGCGCAGCTCTATTGACAAGTGAAGGTAAACTCTTTACTGGATGTAATATTGAAAATGCTAGTTTTGGATTAACAAACTGTGCAGAGCGTACAGCGATATTTAAAGCAGTATCGGAGGGACACAAAGAATTATCTGAAATTGCCATTTTTGGGGAAACACAGGAACCAGTTTCTCCCTGCGGAGCTTGTCGCCAAGTAATGGCTGAATTTTTTGAACCCACTGCCAAAGTAACGCTCATTGCTAAAGATGGTCGTACTACTTTGACAACGGTGAGGGATCTGCTTCCATATTCTTTTACAGATTTATCTTAA
- a CDS encoding BMP family lipoprotein, which yields MNKKFIGLGLASVALVSLAACGHRGPSKSDSKNAKTDLKVAIVTDTGGVDDKSFNQSAWEGLQTWGKEMGLKKGAGFNYFQSNSESEYATNLDTAAADGYKVVYGIGFALKDAIAKAATDNKETKYVIIDDVIEGKDNVASVTFADNEAAYLAGIAAAKTTKTKVVGFIGGMKGTVITRFEKGFQEGVKSVDSSIKVKVDYAGSFGDAAKGKTIAAAQYASGADIIYQAAGGTGAGVFNEAKARNEKKTDAEKVWVIGVDRDQKDEGNFTSKDGKKSNFVLASSIKKVGKSVQLINKLVVDKKFPGGKTTVYGLKDGGVDIATTNLSDDTIKAIKEAKEKIISGDITVPDK from the coding sequence ATGAACAAGAAATTTATCGGTCTTGGTTTAGCTTCTGTAGCTTTAGTAAGTTTAGCTGCATGTGGACATCGCGGTCCTTCAAAATCTGATAGCAAAAATGCTAAAACAGATTTAAAAGTAGCAATTGTTACTGACACTGGTGGTGTTGATGATAAATCTTTCAACCAATCAGCTTGGGAAGGCTTACAAACTTGGGGTAAAGAAATGGGTCTTAAGAAAGGGGCTGGTTTCAACTACTTCCAATCAAATAGTGAATCTGAATATGCAACTAATCTAGATACAGCGGCAGCTGACGGTTACAAAGTTGTTTACGGTATTGGTTTTGCTCTTAAAGATGCTATTGCTAAAGCAGCAACAGATAATAAAGAAACTAAGTATGTTATCATCGATGATGTTATAGAAGGTAAAGACAATGTTGCTAGCGTAACGTTTGCTGATAATGAGGCTGCTTACCTTGCTGGTATTGCGGCTGCCAAAACCACAAAGACAAAAGTAGTTGGCTTTATCGGTGGTATGAAGGGTACAGTAATTACACGCTTTGAAAAAGGTTTCCAAGAAGGTGTTAAATCTGTTGATAGCTCAATCAAGGTTAAAGTTGATTACGCTGGATCCTTTGGTGATGCTGCTAAAGGTAAGACAATTGCTGCTGCACAATATGCTAGTGGTGCAGATATCATTTATCAAGCTGCTGGTGGAACTGGTGCGGGCGTCTTCAACGAAGCAAAAGCACGTAATGAGAAAAAAACTGACGCTGAAAAAGTTTGGGTTATCGGTGTTGACCGTGACCAAAAAGATGAAGGAAACTTCACATCTAAAGATGGTAAAAAATCAAACTTTGTGCTTGCATCTTCAATCAAAAAAGTTGGTAAATCAGTTCAACTCATTAACAAACTTGTTGTTGATAAAAAATTCCCTGGTGGCAAAACGACTGTTTATGGCTTAAAAGATGGTGGTGTTGATATTGCAACAACTAATCTTTCAGATGATACTATAAAAGCAATCAAAGAAGCTAAAGAAAAAATTATTTCTGGTGACATTACTGTTCCAGATAAATAA
- a CDS encoding ABC transporter ATP-binding protein — protein sequence MTQHVIEMKEITKKFGDFVANDHINLTVKKGEIHALLGENGAGKSTLMNMLAGLLEPTEGEILINGKPVQIDSPSKSSRLGIGMVHQHFMLVEAFTVAENIILGNETVKNGCLDLRKASKEIRDLSTKYGLSVDPDAKVADISVGAQQRVEILKTLYRGADILIFDEPTAVLTPSEIQELMVIMKNLVKEGKSIVLITHKLDEIRAVADRVTVIRRGKSIETANVLGVSSKELAEMMVGRSISFTTAKKPSEPKEIVLSIKDLFVDENRGVPAVKGLSLDVRAGEIIGIAGIDGNGQSELIQAITGLRKVKSGMITIKGKDVTQYSSRKITELSVGHVPEDRHRDGLILDLSLAENTALQTYYKEPLSKNGILNYAKINNYARQLMSEFDVRGASELVPARGFSGGNQQKAIIAREVDRNPDLLIVSQPTRGLDVGAIEYIHKRLIEERDKGKAVLVVSFELDEILNLSDRIAVIHDGKIQGIVMPETTNKQELGILMAGGSIDKEEENV from the coding sequence ATGACTCAACATGTCATTGAAATGAAAGAGATTACAAAAAAATTTGGTGATTTTGTCGCAAATGATCATATTAATTTGACCGTCAAAAAAGGTGAAATTCATGCCTTACTAGGAGAAAATGGAGCTGGTAAGTCTACTTTGATGAACATGCTGGCTGGATTACTTGAGCCCACTGAAGGCGAAATTTTGATTAATGGTAAACCTGTTCAAATTGATTCTCCTTCTAAGTCTTCTCGCTTAGGAATTGGAATGGTTCATCAACATTTTATGTTAGTTGAAGCATTTACCGTTGCTGAAAATATTATTTTGGGAAATGAAACGGTTAAAAATGGTTGTTTAGATTTAAGGAAAGCAAGTAAAGAAATACGAGACTTATCAACGAAATATGGCTTATCGGTTGATCCTGATGCCAAAGTTGCTGATATATCAGTTGGGGCTCAACAACGTGTTGAAATTTTAAAAACACTTTACCGCGGTGCTGATATCCTAATTTTTGATGAACCAACTGCTGTTTTAACACCTTCTGAGATCCAAGAATTAATGGTTATTATGAAAAACTTGGTTAAAGAAGGTAAGTCTATCGTCCTTATTACACATAAATTAGATGAAATTCGTGCAGTTGCTGATCGCGTAACGGTTATTCGCAGAGGAAAATCAATTGAGACAGCTAATGTTTTAGGAGTTAGCTCTAAGGAATTAGCAGAAATGATGGTTGGACGCTCTATTTCTTTTACAACAGCTAAAAAACCTTCAGAACCAAAGGAAATAGTTTTATCGATTAAGGATTTATTTGTTGATGAAAACCGTGGAGTGCCTGCTGTTAAAGGGCTGTCACTAGATGTTAGGGCTGGTGAAATTATTGGTATTGCTGGTATTGACGGTAATGGACAAAGTGAATTAATTCAAGCTATTACTGGTTTACGCAAAGTAAAATCTGGCATGATTACAATAAAGGGTAAAGACGTTACTCAGTATTCCTCACGTAAAATTACTGAATTATCAGTTGGCCATGTTCCAGAAGATAGGCATCGTGATGGCTTAATTCTAGATCTTTCGTTGGCAGAGAATACGGCCTTACAAACCTATTATAAGGAACCTTTAAGTAAAAATGGTATTTTAAATTATGCTAAAATTAATAATTATGCTCGTCAATTGATGTCTGAATTTGACGTACGTGGTGCTAGTGAATTAGTTCCGGCTAGAGGCTTTTCTGGAGGAAATCAGCAAAAAGCTATTATTGCCCGTGAAGTTGATCGCAATCCTGATTTACTGATTGTTAGTCAGCCAACCCGTGGCCTTGACGTTGGTGCAATTGAGTATATCCATAAACGTCTGATTGAAGAGCGTGACAAAGGGAAAGCTGTCCTAGTAGTTAGCTTTGAACTTGATGAAATTTTGAATTTATCTGATCGAATTGCTGTTATCCATGATGGAAAAATCCAAGGCATTGTTATGCCAGAAACGA